The Panicum hallii strain FIL2 chromosome 5, PHallii_v3.1, whole genome shotgun sequence genome contains the following window.
AGTACAAGGTTGGGGAGGAGTGGCAATGATTTTAGGGCCGGGCCCGGGGGTGCCACACCTCCACCACTACTGCCAGGGCCGGCGAGCCAGCCAAGGGATAAGAAAGGCAAAACAGAGTGAACAGGAGACGGATTGAATTCACAGTTCCTGCTCGTCGTCGGTCCCTTCGCTTCCACCAGACCACCGTCTCCTTGTGTACGTCCTCCCATCCACACCGCGTTTGAACGAGTGAAACCACCAATTGAAAGAGGGGATCAAGAGAGTGAGCAGGGGAAACAGTAGGAAAAAGAGGGGGAGCTGCAGCTCCCGCCACTGTGGAGTGGACTAGTAGTTGTAGTTGCAGTGCTGCTACTGCATTGTTGGgcaccagcggcggcggctgtgcTGTGAACTGATCTCACGAGAGAGAACAAGAACCGGTTCCCTCTTCCGCCCGTGGCCGGTACAAATACCCCGTGTCCCGGCGCATCCCCTTCTCCAGCTAGCTCGGCTCTCGGCTAGTATCCTTGCAAGGTGCCGCTATATAAAAGCGAGCAGCTCGGACCTACCCGCACCAAAAGGACCCAGGCCAGCCGAGCCTCGGGAGCTCGCTCGTTTGTGCGCATCGCCCAGCTCTCGTTCGTCCTCCTTGCCGCCGCCATATGAGCTAGCGCGCGGGCGCCGGGAGGTGAGAGGGATATATAGGCCAGGGAAGGAAGGATCGGCGAGGTCCGCCGGAGGCATGGCTATGGAGACCATCAAGTGCTGCATCGCGTGCATCCTGCCGTGCGGGGCGCTGGACGTGGTGCGGATCGTGCACTCCAACGGCCGGGTGGAGGAGATCAGCGGGGGGCCCGTGCTGGCCGGGGAGATCATGAAGGCATACCCCAAGCACGTCCTCAGGAAGCCGCCGTCCACGTGCccggccgacggcggcggcggcatcgtCGTGCAGAAGCCCGTCATCCTGCCGCCCAATGCAGAGCTGCAGAAGGGCAAGATCTACTTCCTCATGCCGGTCATGGCCGCCCCGGCAACAGACAaggctccggcgccggcgccggctccCGAGAAGAGCGCACCGCAAGGGGCGCCCGCCCCCCATGCCCatgcctcggcggcggcggcggctaggaggcggcggaggaggagggacCACGCCACCGCGCGGGAGGGAGCGCCGGCCTGCAGCGCCGCGTCCGCAGCCCgaccggcagcggcgggcggcggcgcggagggcgaGAAGGAGCGGCTGCTGGCCAACGAGAGGTACCTGTCGGAGATCATGAAGGAGAAGGCGTCCACGGCGAGGgaccggcggcgggggcgcgtcgCCGTGTGGCGGCCGCACCTGGAGAGCATCACCGAGGATGACTTGTAATCAAGCAAGGTGTCTTGTTTCCCTTTTTTCCTCCATTTCTTTTGGTTTTCATTGCTACCGGAGCAGTAGTGGTAGTTCTCCTGGCTTTCTCTTTTGTTAATTCCTCCTGCTTTGGCCGCCCTCTGGCCTTTATTTTTTTGCCATCTTTTCCCCGGCCCGCGCCTCCTTTAGAGCGCCACCATCATCGTCCTCATCTCCCCTGTTCACCTCCTTTACAAAGGTGAATCATGTCTTTGTGAAGAAAAAGATACAATTTTTGCtatgctcctcctcctctttaTAGTGCATGATTTGGTGATGAAGTGTACAGTATCGACACTGGTATTGATTCCGAGTTGGTTGTGTGAGTAAACCTCTAGCAAAAAGTAAGAGGTGTAAATGGCATCAACAGATGGATCTTCTCCCCTCCCTTTCTGCTCAACACCCCATGCTTAATTGCCCACACTAGGAGCTCCAAAATTCTATTAATTTCTTGTAGAAAGTGGAGCAGTAACCTTGACACTGGTGCGCCCCGACTTGTAAATTCCTCCGGAAAATTTTGGAATTCCGTGCAGCGGCCTACATTCCATATTTCCCTCTCCCTTTTGTGCCGCGAGACCGCAGCAGGcaggagagagaaagagaaagagagtaGAGAGCTGCAGAGCTGCTGCTGCGCCTGTGCGTGCATGTTGTCCtggccatccatccatccatgatGAGCATGCGAAAGTTCTGAGAGGCGCTAGCACTCAATGAGTAGACCAATCATTGCCGGCAAGGCCCCATGCCATGCATCCGCCTTCCTCCACTACCAGAGAGAGCTAGTCGAGGGCGGCATGGATGGacggagctccagcagctttagaggccggcccaggcgccGTGCGGCGATGTGGCGCCATTGACGCGCATCACCCAACAACCGTCGTCGCATCGCGGTCGCAGCAACCAGCTGAGGAGAGGATTAAACAACGCTGTTAGGCCGGGGATTAAGGATAAACCTCTCGCCCCGGCTGTGACGCTTTAATGGAGCTGACATGATCGATGCATATATGCATCCAAATCCTCTTGGCCTGGCCCCAATCGCATTGATGCGTTAGGAGCTTCGCTTTGGCTTTAATGATTTCGTCCATCTCCGTAGGGGTTCGTGGTTTGTTTGTTGGTTGGCTAGCTTAGATAACTAGCGCTGATGCTCTTTTCAGTTTTCACTTGGGAGGAAATTGAAAAAAAAGTGGCAAAGTAAAggttcctcctcctcggaggagCAATGGAGTATGGATTTGACGTAAAGATGCGCACGTACAATGCGTTTCGTCCCCGTCTTTCTCTCAATCAGACGTCCCGAGACCACTCAACTCACCACCACCCTTATCTGAACTATGAGGGCATTTGGTCTGTTCCTCCCACGAATCGGCGAGGTACGCGTGGACAGTGCTACGGGCGGATATATCACACTGGCATGGCACGAGTAACCAACAAAAGCACCAGAGTTAGTCTCCTCCTTTAGCCTGCTATTAGTTGCTCATGGATTAGCTTTTTCTTAAAACCTTGTTGATGGATTAGTTAGAAGCAATAGTATGATGGTACACTTATGTATGGTTCTGAATCATCTCTACTCATCACTAGTATAGTGGCAGTATAGTTTAGCATTAGAGTATGGATACACATGCTAGAATATATAAACACAAGAAGTTGTGCGAGGCCCGAATGGAGATTGCTTTTGCCGGGGGTTGCCGACCGCTGCATGATTATCGATCTCCCAACCATCCCCACACGCACCCGGCCATCCAGTTTGTTTATCGATCCTTCGGTTTCATTCCCCAAGGAGAGCGCGAGCAAATCTACTCGGTCGATTTACTATTGGATTTGGAAGCTCGCTTTGCTGCCCTAACGGGGCGCACAATCAGTAGCTCCGCGCCTTCGttctgaaaaaaaaaaggaagccCGGGCCGTCGTAGGCGGCACGACGCCGGCGACAGGgcgcgcgccgcggccgccTAGGCTCGATCGTCCCCCATAACCGGAATGCGAGAACATCTTTGCGCGATCATTGCACCGGAGTTCGCCAGAGTGATGATTGCCCGGTATGCTTTGGCCGTCACTAAGTCACCTGTTGGCCAATCACAAAGCTACGAGTACCTTTAGTCTACCTTCAGGTCATttagtttcttcttcttctttctcaTCCGCTCTATTTTCACTTGTGATGTCCCTAGATCGGTTACTAACTGACAAGGCAACCTCGATTGACTGGTGACTAACAAGGGTTACTAGTTTACTGTTTCTTCATGCTAAGGCAATAATTAACAAGTTAGGAATTAGGAGGCAGGCCAGTCCATGATGGTGGCATGAGTTAGCTTGCTCCATAGATAAGCCGttgtgaagccgtgctgtccaGTTTTGCAAAGGAGGCAAGTGGATGCATGGAGCGGTGGTGCGGTAGCTTGATATGCAGATTAATGAAAAGGGACCTTTAAGCAGCTGCCAATGCAAGCTGATTAAAAAAGAATTGATTGGGCGCCTGCATGTGTGCATGTGTCCCGGGAGCCCTTTTCAGATGGATATGCGCTAACCGAACTGCTGCTCTCTGTAGCTAGGCGCCCTTTAGGCTTTAGTTGTACTACTACCATACCATACGACCCTAGCCTGCCATAGCTAGCTCGTGCCTGCAGTGACATGTACCGGAACGTGAAGGTGTCGACCTAATTAACTAGCTGGCCGGCCGGCCATTGCCAACTTCCAAGAGATCTTGGGATGGAGGGGCCGGGGCTTGCTTTAGTTTAGAGGCCATTGCCAACTCAAAAGGCTCGCAGCTCGTGTGCACGAATGTGTGGTGTGGTGTGCGAGCGCAAGTGATCTCCGTGCGCGTCGTGATGGGAGATAAGAGAGAGCGCgcggaagagaagaagatggTGTGTGGGTGGGCCGGGCCCCCCAAAAGCTGTGCTgatctcgcctcggcgtgggccaAACCCATCTTTATATAGGCGCGCAGAAGAGCCGTGGACCACAGGCCGGCACCATCATGGCGATGCCTCCACGGCGCACGAGCTAGCTAGCTCTCCATCGGAGCAAGCTAGCAGCTGCTAGGCCGTCTCGTCTCCCTCCCTCGACGGGTCACCGAACCTTTTGGGCGTCGATTCAATTCCCCGTCCGGCCGGCGGCCGAGTTGGATGGAGCTCATGTGCTCGGACGGGCGGCCTTTTGGCGAAAAGCTGGAGGGCTCAACTGCTCCCAGGGTAAAAGTGGGGCGCCCAACCGATCTCGGAGAGCAGCGGCAACGACTGGGTCTGGGTGATCGAGCGGAGCCTACGGTTACCTGCTGCCACCAGCTCGTAGCTAGCGATGGATTTGACATGACAGTGCCGCTGATTACCGTACGTAATCCTCCTCAGATGAGACCACCACCACTTGTTTGTTTCAGTTTCTTCCTCTCTTTCCCGTCAGGCACTGGTCGTATCATCAGTCGCCGTCCAAGGCACAATTCTGATAAACATCAGCTGTGGGTTAGTGTTATAGCTAGCACTCACCGGCATGTCCATCCAGCACATCATCGTTTGAAGGTTTTGACACCCAAGATACCAGTCCAAGAGATGCTGTTATTTTACTGTGCCATGCTCGTTGTGTTCTTGTCAGCGAACTGCTTACCGCGTGGCGTGGTGCCCTCGTCACTCGGCAGATCGTCGCCGTGAACTATGGAAGGCAGCAGTTTCTGTCAGAGGCCGCTTCAGAAAATAATAGCTTCTGTCAGAGGAACATCACATTGCTTCAAAGATATCCTTCCCATATCCTACATATGTCGTCAGAAAACGATGAAGATAAGGAGGCGAACGCGACACCAAAGAAAAGTAATGTAAATCGAGAAGACAAAGCGAAGAAATGCCAACTGACACAATATATATTGAGGGGGGAAATTGGCATACTGTTTTGTTTGGTGTACCATATGCGTGCAAAAGTTATGTTTAGGCCCAAGTATTGAATTTCCGGCCCGTGAACTGAGTAAGCACAGCAGTCTGCTGGGAGGACATACGAAGTCAGGCTCAGATGTTTGGTTGGCAGAAGGCTCAGTTCACCAAGCCGAATCTCAAAGCCCGTGCGTGGCCCTTCCTTTTTTTGGTGATTTCTCATGGCCCATCCAGCCCATGCAGTCTTCGCGGTCGCATCATCGGCATGGCACTGGCAGAGCAagaagcagcagcaggtggCCAGGTGCTCGGCTGCtcgagaaaaaaaagagagaattCCGTATATAGCACTGgaaaaaaataatattttataTGGTACTAGAATTTTATCATCGTAATTAAcattggaaattttatttgatttCTTTCGTAGCACTTCCGTTAACTGGGCTGTTAAGGCCAATATGAAAAGATACTTTTACTCCTCACATTGTTTACTAAAATATTATCAGATCCCATGGAGCCAAATATAACGTTTCATATTTTATTGACATCTTTATGTTTAAATATGAACGATGCATAGGTATTTAATGGCAAAAAATAAAGATTATTGTCCTCAATTCTAATAATCCAATATATCAAAGTTTAGGTAACGGATAAAAGGATAAAAAGATACCAGGATGTACTCTAACA
Protein-coding sequences here:
- the LOC112894366 gene encoding uncharacterized protein LOC112894366, which translates into the protein MAMETIKCCIACILPCGALDVVRIVHSNGRVEEISGGPVLAGEIMKAYPKHVLRKPPSTCPADGGGGIVVQKPVILPPNAELQKGKIYFLMPVMAAPATDKAPAPAPAPEKSAPQGAPAPHAHASAAAAARRRRRRRDHATAREGAPACSAASAARPAAAGGGAEGEKERLLANERYLSEIMKEKASTARDRRRGRVAVWRPHLESITEDDL